One genomic segment of Virgibacillus doumboii includes these proteins:
- a CDS encoding EscU/YscU/HrcU family type III secretion system export apparatus switch protein translates to MTEKRKKATALRYNQDLDNAPKVTATGKGLVAESIIEKARENNVPIQEDSSMVELLSELNINETIPEELYHAVAEVFAFIYRTDQNMEDPQKN, encoded by the coding sequence ATGACTGAAAAACGAAAAAAGGCTACTGCACTCAGGTATAATCAGGATCTTGACAACGCACCCAAAGTTACTGCGACCGGTAAGGGTTTAGTTGCCGAAAGTATTATAGAAAAAGCCCGGGAAAATAATGTGCCAATTCAGGAAGATTCCTCAATGGTAGAACTGCTGTCAGAGTTAAATATAAATGAGACGATTCCGGAAGAACTTTACCATGCTGTAGCTGAAGTGTTTGCTTTTATTTACCGGACAGATCAGAATATGGAAGACCCGCAAAAGAATTGA